The following coding sequences lie in one Saimiri boliviensis isolate mSaiBol1 chromosome 6, mSaiBol1.pri, whole genome shotgun sequence genomic window:
- the RHOD gene encoding rho-related GTP-binding protein RhoD isoform X1, with the protein MTAAQAAGEEAPPGVCSVKVVLVGDGGCGKTSLLTVFADGAFPESYTPTVFERHLISLQVKGKPVHLHIWDTAGQDDYDRLRPLFYPDASVLLLCFDVTSPNSFDNVSARWYPEVNHFCKNVPIIVVGCKTDLRKDKSLVNKLRRNGLEPVTYHRGQEMARSVGAVAYLECSARLHDNVHAVFQEAAKVALSSRSRNFWRQITQGFCVVT; encoded by the exons ATGACGGCGGCCCAGGCCGCGGGCGAGGAGGCCCCCCCAGGCGTGTGTTCCGTCAAGGTGGTCCTGGTAGGCGACGGCGGCTGCGGGAAGACGTCGCTGCTGACGGTCTTCGCCGATGGGGCCTTCCCCGAG AGCTACACCCCCACAGTGTTTGAGCGGCACCTGATCAGCCTGCAAGTGAAAGGCAAGCCTGTGCACCTCCACATCTGGGACACAGCAG GGCAAGATGACTACGACCGTCTTCGGCCCCTGTTCTACCCTGACGCCAGCGTCCTGCTGCTCTGCTTCGATGTCACCAGCCCGAACAGCTTTGACAACGTCTCTGCCCGG TGGTACCCAGAAGTGAATCATTTCTGCAAGAACGTGCCCATCATCGTCGTGGGCTGCAAGACTGACCTGCGCAAGGACAAATCACTGGTGAACAAGCTCCGAAGAAATGGGCTGGAGCCTGTGACCTACCACAGG GGCCAGGAGATGGCGAGGTCCGTGGGTGCGGTGGCCTACCTTGAGTGCTCGGCTCGGCTCCATGACAACGTCCACGCCGTCTTCCAGGAGGCGGCCAAGGTGGCTCTCAGCAGCCGCAGTCGCAACTTCTGGCGGCAGATTACCCAGGGCTTTTGCGTGGTGACCTGA
- the RHOD gene encoding rho-related GTP-binding protein RhoD isoform X2, producing the protein MTAAQAAGEEAPPGVCSVKVVLVGDGGCGKTSLLTVFADGAFPESYTPTVFERHLISLQVKGKPVHLHIWDTAGARSPEGSDRPHSAQGKMTTTVFGPCSTLTPASCCSASMSPARTALTTSLPGARRWRGPWVRWPTLSARLGSMTTSTPSSRRRPRWLSAAAVATSGGRLPRAFAW; encoded by the exons ATGACGGCGGCCCAGGCCGCGGGCGAGGAGGCCCCCCCAGGCGTGTGTTCCGTCAAGGTGGTCCTGGTAGGCGACGGCGGCTGCGGGAAGACGTCGCTGCTGACGGTCTTCGCCGATGGGGCCTTCCCCGAG AGCTACACCCCCACAGTGTTTGAGCGGCACCTGATCAGCCTGCAAGTGAAAGGCAAGCCTGTGCACCTCCACATCTGGGACACAGCAG GGGCCAGGAGCCCTGAAGGCAGTGACCGCCCCCACTCTGCCCAGGGCAAGATGACTACGACCGTCTTCGGCCCCTGTTCTACCCTGACGCCAGCGTCCTGCTGCTCTGCTTCGATGTCACCAGCCCGAACAGCTTTGACAACGTCTCTGCCCGG GGCCAGGAGATGGCGAGGTCCGTGGGTGCGGTGGCCTACCTTGAGTGCTCGGCTCGGCTCCATGACAACGTCCACGCCGTCTTCCAGGAGGCGGCCAAGGTGGCTCTCAGCAGCCGCAGTCGCAACTTCTGGCGGCAGATTACCCAGGGCTTTTGCGTGGTGA
- the RHOD gene encoding rho-related GTP-binding protein RhoD isoform X3 — translation MTAAQAAGEEAPPGVCSVKVVLVGDGGCGKTSLLTVFADGAFPESYTPTVFERHLISLQVKGKPVHLHIWDTAGQDDYDRLRPLFYPDASVLLLCFDVTSPNSFDNVSARGQEMARSVGAVAYLECSARLHDNVHAVFQEAAKVALSSRSRNFWRQITQGFCVVT, via the exons ATGACGGCGGCCCAGGCCGCGGGCGAGGAGGCCCCCCCAGGCGTGTGTTCCGTCAAGGTGGTCCTGGTAGGCGACGGCGGCTGCGGGAAGACGTCGCTGCTGACGGTCTTCGCCGATGGGGCCTTCCCCGAG AGCTACACCCCCACAGTGTTTGAGCGGCACCTGATCAGCCTGCAAGTGAAAGGCAAGCCTGTGCACCTCCACATCTGGGACACAGCAG GGCAAGATGACTACGACCGTCTTCGGCCCCTGTTCTACCCTGACGCCAGCGTCCTGCTGCTCTGCTTCGATGTCACCAGCCCGAACAGCTTTGACAACGTCTCTGCCCGG GGCCAGGAGATGGCGAGGTCCGTGGGTGCGGTGGCCTACCTTGAGTGCTCGGCTCGGCTCCATGACAACGTCCACGCCGTCTTCCAGGAGGCGGCCAAGGTGGCTCTCAGCAGCCGCAGTCGCAACTTCTGGCGGCAGATTACCCAGGGCTTTTGCGTGGTGACCTGA